Proteins co-encoded in one Streptomyces roseochromogenus subsp. oscitans DS 12.976 genomic window:
- a CDS encoding helix-turn-helix domain-containing protein produces MYQTWMRFFSPGPAHHRLGLVCLGVGLQHGALPTVGPRTLDHHVAVVISAGGGWYRGADGRRTTVTAPALLWLTPGVPHHYAPDPDTGWDEGFVDFAGPATETYTELGYIEPERPVVPLSDPSGPRAVVARIARAARRGNPLLEVETGAAVHELLVALRRARADLAPDGDQVLQALARDACTPMSVADHARVHGMTPTELRSAVRRAAGCSPKDYLLGIRLTRAKELLAATELPVAAVARRVGYDDPAYFSRLFTRRVGLAPVRFRAQQGRSVPGGWSDRVPDPDDPPMIHSPDSAEARPGEPIG; encoded by the coding sequence ATGTACCAGACCTGGATGCGGTTCTTCAGCCCCGGCCCCGCACACCACCGCCTCGGTCTGGTCTGCCTCGGCGTCGGCCTCCAGCACGGCGCGCTGCCCACGGTCGGCCCGCGGACCCTGGACCACCACGTGGCCGTCGTGATCAGCGCGGGCGGCGGCTGGTACCGGGGTGCCGACGGCCGCCGTACGACCGTCACCGCGCCCGCGCTGCTCTGGCTCACCCCCGGCGTGCCCCACCACTACGCGCCCGATCCGGACACCGGCTGGGACGAGGGCTTCGTCGACTTCGCCGGGCCCGCCACCGAGACGTACACCGAACTGGGCTACATCGAGCCCGAGCGGCCCGTCGTGCCGCTCTCGGACCCCTCGGGGCCCCGCGCGGTGGTCGCCCGCATCGCCCGCGCCGCCCGCCGCGGCAACCCGCTGCTGGAGGTGGAGACCGGCGCCGCCGTGCACGAACTCCTCGTCGCCCTGCGCCGCGCCCGAGCCGACCTCGCCCCGGACGGCGACCAGGTGCTCCAGGCGCTCGCGCGGGACGCCTGCACCCCGATGAGTGTCGCGGACCACGCGCGCGTGCACGGCATGACCCCCACCGAGCTGCGCAGCGCCGTCCGCCGGGCCGCCGGCTGCAGCCCCAAGGACTATCTGCTCGGCATCCGGCTCACCCGCGCCAAGGAGCTCCTCGCCGCCACCGAGCTGCCCGTCGCCGCCGTCGCCCGTCGCGTCGGCTACGACGACCCCGCGTACTTCTCCCGGCTGTTCACCCGCCGGGTGGGCCTCGCCCCGGTCCGCTTCCGCGCGCAGCAGGGCCGCAGCGTGCCCGGCGGCTGGAGCGACCGCGTCCCGGACCCGGACGATCCGCCGATGATCCACTCTCCGGACAGCGCCGAGGCCCGGCCCGGCGAACCCATAGGGTGA
- a CDS encoding TetR/AcrR family transcriptional regulator translates to MPTKKKPQVTAAAARRGELLSTAAEVFAEHGYNATTVRRIADHAGMLAGSLYYHFDSKESMLEEILRTFLDELWDGYDSVLASGLGPRETLEALVTESFREIDRHRAAVAIYQKESRHLVAQDRFAFLADSQRRFEKAWLSTLERGVAEHAFRADLDVRLTYRFVRDTVWVAASWYRPGGRHSPEEIARQYLSMVLDGIAVRE, encoded by the coding sequence GTGCCGACCAAGAAGAAGCCCCAGGTGACCGCGGCAGCGGCCCGGCGCGGCGAACTCCTCAGCACCGCTGCCGAGGTCTTCGCCGAGCACGGCTACAACGCCACCACCGTCCGCCGGATCGCCGACCACGCCGGGATGCTCGCGGGCAGCCTCTACTACCACTTCGACTCCAAGGAGTCGATGCTCGAGGAGATCCTGCGGACCTTCCTCGACGAGCTGTGGGACGGCTACGACTCCGTCCTCGCCTCGGGACTCGGGCCCCGCGAGACGCTGGAGGCGCTCGTCACCGAGTCCTTCCGGGAGATCGACCGGCACCGCGCGGCCGTCGCGATCTACCAGAAGGAGAGCAGACACCTCGTCGCCCAGGACCGGTTCGCTTTCCTCGCCGACTCCCAGCGCCGGTTCGAGAAGGCATGGCTCAGCACGCTGGAGCGCGGCGTCGCCGAGCATGCCTTCCGCGCCGACCTCGACGTCCGCCTCACCTACCGGTTCGTGCGCGACACCGTGTGGGTCGCCGCCTCCTGGTACCGGCCCGGCGGCCGGCACAGCCCCGAGGAGATCGCACGCCAGTATCTGTCGATGGTGCTGGACGGGATCGCCGTACGCGAGTGA
- a CDS encoding glycoside hydrolase family 35 protein has product MGEFTVGESDFLLDGRPVRLLSGALHYFRVHEELWRHRLAMLRAMGLNCVETYVPWNLHWPVPGGYRDVQALGRFLDAVRESGLWAIVRPGPYICAEWENGGLPPWVTGEAGTRVRTRDERYLSRVEHWFHHLMHEIAPRQIDRGGPVILVQVENEYGSYGSDTGYLERLACLLRAKGVTVPLFTSDGPEDHMLTGGSLPGVLATVNFGSHAREAFATLRRHRPAGPLMCMEFWCGWFDHWSGEHVVRDPEEAAGALREILECGASVNLYMAHGGTSFGGWAGANRSGGALHEGPLEPDVTSYDYDAPVDEYGRPTEKFWRFREVLADYRTEPLPELPPQPAPLGRSAEVTLDGWASLGDVLETLGGEETVAPVPPAFEELNVTRGLVRYEVHVPGPRRPYPLILRGLRDLAVVYVDGERAGVLTEEEPRLKEPVAGHARVEVWVESLGRVNYGPRFGEAKGITGGILHERQFLHGVRARGLDLDAFPGGVAKVPFGALPEEGAAGLYRGTVLVCGAGDARLELPGLTRGFVWINGFDLGRYWSVGPQRSLYVPGPVLREGENEVWVLELQETDPDCPAPRLLPV; this is encoded by the coding sequence ATGGGCGAGTTCACGGTGGGGGAATCCGACTTCCTGCTGGACGGGCGGCCGGTACGGCTGCTGTCCGGGGCGCTGCACTACTTCCGGGTGCACGAGGAGCTCTGGCGGCACCGGCTGGCGATGCTGCGGGCCATGGGCCTGAACTGCGTGGAGACGTACGTCCCGTGGAACCTGCACTGGCCGGTCCCGGGCGGCTACCGGGACGTACAGGCCCTCGGCAGGTTCCTGGACGCGGTCCGGGAGTCGGGTCTGTGGGCGATCGTGCGGCCGGGCCCGTACATCTGCGCCGAGTGGGAGAACGGCGGGCTGCCGCCCTGGGTGACGGGCGAGGCGGGCACGCGCGTGCGCACGCGTGACGAGCGTTATCTGTCCCGCGTGGAGCACTGGTTCCACCATCTGATGCACGAGATCGCGCCCCGGCAGATCGACCGCGGCGGCCCGGTGATCCTGGTGCAGGTCGAGAACGAGTACGGCAGCTACGGCAGTGACACCGGCTATCTGGAGCGGCTGGCGTGTCTGCTGCGCGCCAAGGGAGTCACTGTTCCGCTGTTCACCTCGGACGGCCCCGAGGACCACATGCTGACCGGCGGTTCGCTGCCCGGGGTGCTCGCCACGGTGAATTTCGGCTCCCACGCGCGCGAGGCCTTCGCGACGCTGCGCCGGCACCGCCCTGCGGGCCCGCTGATGTGCATGGAGTTCTGGTGCGGCTGGTTCGACCACTGGTCCGGCGAGCACGTCGTACGGGATCCGGAGGAGGCCGCCGGGGCGCTGCGGGAAATCCTGGAGTGCGGGGCGTCGGTGAACCTCTACATGGCGCACGGCGGCACGAGCTTCGGCGGCTGGGCGGGCGCCAACCGGAGCGGCGGCGCACTGCACGAGGGCCCGCTGGAGCCGGATGTGACCTCGTACGACTACGACGCCCCGGTGGACGAGTACGGCCGCCCGACGGAGAAGTTCTGGCGCTTCCGCGAGGTGCTGGCCGACTACCGCACCGAGCCGCTGCCCGAACTTCCGCCGCAGCCCGCGCCGTTGGGCCGGTCGGCGGAGGTGACGCTCGACGGCTGGGCGTCCCTGGGCGATGTCCTGGAGACCCTGGGCGGCGAGGAGACGGTGGCACCGGTGCCGCCCGCCTTCGAGGAGCTGAACGTCACCCGGGGACTGGTGCGCTACGAGGTGCACGTACCCGGGCCGCGCCGGCCGTATCCGCTGATCCTGCGCGGGCTGCGGGACCTCGCGGTGGTGTACGTGGACGGCGAGCGGGCCGGGGTGCTCACCGAGGAGGAGCCGCGCCTGAAGGAGCCCGTCGCGGGCCACGCGCGCGTGGAGGTGTGGGTGGAGTCTCTCGGGCGGGTGAACTACGGGCCGCGCTTCGGCGAGGCGAAGGGGATCACCGGTGGCATCCTGCACGAGCGGCAGTTTCTGCACGGGGTACGCGCGCGTGGGCTGGATCTGGACGCCTTCCCGGGCGGTGTGGCGAAGGTGCCGTTCGGTGCGCTGCCCGAGGAGGGCGCGGCGGGCCTGTACCGGGGCACCGTCCTGGTCTGCGGGGCCGGGGACGCCCGGCTGGAGCTGCCCGGCCTCACGCGCGGTTTCGTCTGGATCAACGGCTTCGACCTGGGCCGATACTGGTCGGTGGGCCCCCAGCGGTCCCTGTACGTGCCCGGTCCGGTGCTACGGGAGGGCGAGAACGAGGTGTGGGTGCTGGAGCTGCAGGAGACCGACCCGGACTGCCCGGCGCCCCGTCTCCTGCCCGTGTGA
- a CDS encoding chorismate mutase, whose translation MTTSNTGTGDVDPGVRQELERLRDSIDNIDAAVVHLLAERFKATQQVGRLKAVHQLPPADPAREARQIERLRRLAENAKLDPAFAEKFLNFIIAEVIRHHERIAEDAANGQQPDA comes from the coding sequence ATGACCACCAGCAACACCGGAACCGGTGACGTGGACCCCGGGGTCCGCCAGGAACTGGAGCGGCTGCGCGACAGCATCGACAACATCGACGCGGCCGTCGTCCACCTGCTCGCCGAGCGGTTCAAGGCCACGCAGCAGGTCGGCCGGCTCAAGGCGGTGCACCAGCTGCCGCCCGCCGACCCGGCCCGCGAGGCCCGCCAGATCGAGCGGCTGCGCCGCCTCGCGGAGAACGCCAAGCTCGACCCGGCCTTCGCCGAGAAGTTCCTGAACTTCATCATCGCCGAGGTGATCCGGCACCACGAGCGCATCGCCGAGGACGCCGCCAACGGCCAGCAGCCGGACGCCTGA
- the pepN gene encoding aminopeptidase N, with protein MSVLTRDEAQLRAQLLDVHRYTVELDLTAGDETFDSRTVIRFTARSAGDTFVELKPAELRTVILDGQPIDPEALDDGRLPLKNLTAGEHELHVDAAMRYSRTGEGMHRFTDPSDDETYVYTQMFMDDVQRVFAAFDQPDLKAVFELSVKAPEGWTVLANGITEQRPDGVWQAAPTPPISTYLVAVAGGPWHSVRTEHRGLPFGIHCRRSLAPHLDTDAEEIFEVTRACFDRYHEKFEEPYPFDSYDQAFVPEFNAGAMENPGLVTFRDEFVYRSAVTDTERQTRAMVIAHEMAHMWFGDLVTLKWWDDIWLNESFAEYMGYQTTAEATRFTGPWTEFGVTRKAWGYDADQRPTTHPVAPEKVDDTASALLNFDGISYSKGASALRQLAAWLGEKDFLAGINTHFARHKFGNATLADFIDSLASATDRDVPAWADSWLRTTGVDKLTPLVASADGACTLTVDRAGGRPHRLTAGLYDRDVADEGRLVLRTRLDLDVPQSTPQPIGKRPALLLLNDGDLTYAKVRFDAESFATVRTGLSGLPDPLTRAVVWNALRDAVRDGELEPAAYLETARVHLPRETDLAVVQGVLAFASGQLADQYLPAEDRPAALATLTALCRDLLRRTEDGDHPGLRLIAVRHLIGAAAHPDTIAA; from the coding sequence ATGTCCGTACTCACGCGCGATGAAGCGCAGCTCCGAGCACAGCTCCTCGACGTCCACCGCTACACGGTCGAACTGGACCTCACGGCCGGGGACGAGACCTTCGACTCCCGCACCGTGATCCGGTTCACCGCGCGGTCCGCCGGGGACACGTTCGTCGAGCTGAAGCCCGCCGAGCTGCGCACGGTCATACTCGACGGACAGCCCATCGACCCGGAGGCGCTGGACGACGGCCGCCTCCCGCTGAAGAACCTCACCGCGGGCGAGCACGAGCTGCACGTCGACGCGGCCATGCGCTACTCCCGCACCGGAGAGGGCATGCACCGCTTCACCGACCCCAGCGACGACGAGACGTACGTCTACACGCAGATGTTCATGGACGACGTCCAGCGCGTCTTCGCCGCGTTCGACCAGCCCGACCTGAAAGCCGTCTTCGAGCTCTCCGTCAAGGCCCCCGAAGGCTGGACCGTACTCGCCAACGGCATCACCGAACAGCGCCCCGACGGCGTCTGGCAGGCCGCGCCCACCCCACCGATCTCCACCTACCTCGTCGCCGTCGCCGGCGGCCCCTGGCACTCGGTGCGCACCGAGCACCGAGGACTGCCCTTCGGCATCCACTGCCGCCGCTCCCTCGCGCCCCACCTCGACACCGATGCCGAGGAGATCTTCGAGGTCACGCGCGCGTGCTTCGACCGCTACCACGAGAAGTTCGAGGAGCCCTACCCCTTCGACTCCTACGACCAGGCGTTCGTCCCCGAGTTCAACGCGGGCGCCATGGAGAACCCGGGCCTGGTCACCTTCCGCGACGAGTTCGTCTACCGCTCCGCTGTCACCGACACCGAGCGGCAGACCCGCGCCATGGTCATCGCGCACGAGATGGCCCACATGTGGTTCGGTGACCTCGTCACCCTCAAGTGGTGGGACGACATCTGGCTGAACGAGTCCTTCGCCGAGTACATGGGCTACCAGACCACCGCCGAGGCCACTCGATTCACCGGCCCCTGGACCGAGTTCGGCGTCACCCGCAAGGCCTGGGGCTACGACGCCGACCAGCGCCCCACCACCCACCCGGTCGCCCCCGAGAAGGTCGACGACACGGCCTCCGCGCTGCTGAACTTCGACGGCATCTCCTACTCCAAGGGCGCCTCCGCGCTGCGCCAGCTGGCCGCCTGGCTCGGCGAGAAGGACTTCCTCGCGGGCATCAACACCCACTTCGCCCGGCACAAGTTCGGCAACGCCACGCTCGCCGACTTCATCGACTCCCTCGCCTCCGCCACCGACCGCGATGTGCCCGCCTGGGCCGACAGCTGGCTGCGCACCACCGGTGTCGACAAGCTCACGCCCCTCGTCGCCTCCGCCGACGGCGCCTGCACCCTGACCGTCGACCGCGCGGGCGGCCGTCCGCACCGCCTCACCGCCGGTCTGTACGACCGCGACGTCGCCGACGAGGGCCGGCTGGTGCTGCGCACACGCCTCGACCTGGACGTCCCGCAGAGCACCCCGCAGCCCATCGGCAAGCGTCCCGCGCTGCTCCTGCTCAACGACGGCGACCTCACCTACGCCAAGGTCCGCTTCGACGCCGAGTCCTTCGCGACGGTCCGGACCGGCCTGTCCGGTCTGCCCGACCCGCTCACCCGCGCGGTCGTCTGGAACGCCCTCAGGGACGCCGTGCGCGACGGCGAACTGGAGCCCGCCGCCTACCTGGAGACGGCCCGCGTCCACCTCCCGCGCGAGACCGACCTGGCTGTCGTACAGGGCGTGCTCGCGTTCGCCTCCGGCCAGCTCGCCGACCAGTACCTGCCGGCCGAGGACCGTCCGGCCGCCCTGGCCACCCTCACCGCCCTCTGCCGCGATCTGCTGCGGCGCACCGAGGACGGCGACCACCCGGGCCTGCGGCTGATCGCCGTACGCCATCTGATCGGCGCGGCCGCCCACCCCGACACCATCGCCGCCTG